A genomic region of Kribbella sp. NBC_00382 contains the following coding sequences:
- the ggt gene encoding gamma-glutamyltransferase — MTPKRLAATLTAGALVLGGLTASGAAAALTGPTSSGAAATQTDEHAAQPTKKYATAVGFGGAVASVDADATNIGVSVLRRGGNAVDAAVATAAALGVTEPYSAGVGGGGYFVYYSAKKHKVYTIDGRETAPATMPANAFINPATGNPYTFFPDLVTSGVSVGIPGTLATWDSALQSWGTLSLGKALKPAADLADRGFVIDQTFRNQTLDNKARFSAITPTAALYLPNGDAPLVGSVFKNKDLAKTYELLGKKGPSAFYSGALAKEIQTVVQTPPKAPGATLPVMPGHLTTADLAKYKVIKREPTKVSYDGLDVYGMAPSSSGGTTVGEALNILAPLKLSTQSTPQALHSYLEASALAFADRGKYVGDPAFVDVPQKELLSKGFGAERSCQIDPAKASVKPLQPGSPDGSYSGCPAGIAHEDKADTEGLSTTHLVAADKWGNIVSYTLTIEQTGGSGILVPGRGFLLNNELTDFTAVPDPADPNRIQPNKRPRSSMSPTIVLKNNKPFLALGSPGGSTIITTVLQTLTNRLDRGMTLPDAIAAPRASQRNTVTVSAEPPFIDAYGTALKPYGHTLVPSGDALTSAAEIGAVAALEVLPQGGYLAAAEPKRRGGGAAGTVNQLWPR, encoded by the coding sequence GTGACCCCGAAACGCCTGGCCGCCACCCTGACAGCGGGTGCGCTCGTCCTGGGTGGCCTGACAGCGAGCGGTGCTGCAGCCGCCCTGACCGGCCCCACCTCCAGCGGCGCTGCCGCGACCCAGACCGATGAGCACGCAGCGCAGCCCACCAAGAAGTACGCCACCGCGGTCGGCTTCGGTGGCGCCGTCGCCTCCGTGGACGCCGACGCGACCAACATCGGCGTCTCCGTACTGCGCCGCGGCGGCAACGCCGTCGATGCGGCCGTCGCGACAGCGGCCGCGCTCGGTGTGACCGAGCCCTACTCCGCCGGTGTCGGCGGCGGTGGCTACTTCGTGTACTACAGCGCGAAGAAGCACAAGGTCTACACGATCGACGGCCGCGAGACCGCGCCCGCGACGATGCCCGCCAACGCCTTCATCAACCCGGCGACCGGCAACCCCTACACGTTCTTCCCCGACCTGGTGACGTCCGGCGTCTCGGTCGGCATCCCGGGTACGCTCGCGACCTGGGACTCCGCCCTGCAGTCGTGGGGCACGCTGTCGCTGGGCAAGGCGCTGAAGCCGGCCGCGGACCTGGCCGATCGCGGGTTCGTGATCGACCAGACCTTCCGCAACCAGACGCTCGACAACAAGGCCCGCTTCTCGGCGATCACGCCGACGGCCGCGCTGTACCTGCCCAACGGGGATGCGCCCTTGGTCGGGTCGGTGTTCAAGAACAAGGATCTGGCCAAGACGTACGAGCTGCTGGGCAAGAAGGGCCCGTCGGCCTTCTACAGCGGCGCGCTGGCCAAGGAGATCCAGACGGTCGTCCAGACGCCGCCGAAGGCTCCGGGCGCGACGCTGCCGGTGATGCCCGGCCACCTGACCACGGCCGACCTGGCGAAGTACAAGGTGATCAAGCGGGAGCCGACAAAGGTCAGCTACGACGGCCTTGACGTGTACGGGATGGCGCCGTCCTCGTCCGGCGGTACGACGGTCGGCGAGGCGCTCAACATCCTTGCCCCGTTGAAGTTGTCGACGCAGTCGACCCCGCAGGCGTTGCACTCGTACCTCGAGGCATCAGCGCTCGCATTCGCCGATCGGGGCAAGTACGTCGGCGACCCGGCGTTTGTCGACGTACCGCAGAAGGAGCTGCTCTCCAAGGGCTTCGGCGCTGAGCGGTCCTGCCAGATCGACCCGGCCAAGGCATCGGTCAAGCCGCTGCAGCCTGGTTCGCCGGACGGCTCGTACTCCGGTTGCCCGGCCGGTATCGCGCACGAGGACAAGGCCGACACCGAAGGCCTGTCGACCACGCACCTGGTGGCCGCGGACAAGTGGGGCAACATCGTCTCGTACACGCTGACGATCGAGCAGACCGGTGGCTCCGGCATCCTCGTCCCGGGCCGTGGCTTCCTGCTGAACAACGAGCTGACCGACTTCACGGCGGTACCGGACCCGGCCGACCCGAACCGGATCCAGCCGAACAAGCGGCCGCGGTCCTCGATGTCGCCGACGATCGTGCTGAAGAACAACAAGCCGTTCCTCGCGCTCGGCTCGCCAGGCGGCTCGACCATCATCACGACCGTGTTGCAGACGCTGACCAACCGGCTGGACCGGGGGATGACGCTGCCCGACGCCATTGCCGCCCCTCGCGCCTCGCAGCGCAACACGGTGACCGTGAGCGCCGAGCCGCCGTTCATCGACGCCTACGGGACTGCGCTCAAGCCCTACGGACACACGCTGGTCCCATCGGGTGACGCGCTCACTTCGGCCGCCGAGATCGGTGCGGTCGCGGCGCTCGAAGTACTGCCTCAAGGCGGCTATCTCGCCGCAGCCGAGCCGAAACGCCGCGGTGGCGGTGCGGCCGGCACGGTCAACCAGCTCTGGCCACGTTAG
- the miaA gene encoding tRNA (adenosine(37)-N6)-dimethylallyltransferase MiaA encodes MVESLVVAVVGPTAAGKSDLSVALCKQLPGEVVNADAMQVYRGMDVGTAKITPAERSGVPHHLLDILDVTQTATVAEFQQLARTAIDDCLRRQVVPVLAGGSALYVRAILDDFEFPGTDPVVRERLEAELEEHGSGALHQKLAEVDPAAAGQILPSNGRRIVRALEVIEITGGPYVATLPEHTYVYPGAVQLGLDVPRPVLDERIDRRVDRMFDNGFVDEVKDLLGKGLLDGRTANRALGYSQVIALLRGELSETEARERTAQATRRFARRQDSWFRKDPRITWLPWDAPDLVDQAIQAIRGNHPTPAGVVEVEEGLGAVDARG; translated from the coding sequence ATGGTCGAGTCACTCGTCGTCGCCGTCGTCGGTCCCACGGCGGCCGGAAAATCCGACCTTTCGGTTGCCCTGTGCAAGCAGTTGCCGGGGGAAGTGGTGAACGCCGACGCGATGCAGGTCTACCGCGGAATGGACGTCGGTACGGCGAAGATCACACCGGCGGAGCGGTCCGGCGTACCGCATCATCTGCTCGACATCCTCGACGTGACGCAGACCGCGACGGTGGCCGAGTTCCAGCAGTTGGCCCGGACGGCGATCGACGACTGTCTGCGGCGTCAGGTGGTTCCGGTACTGGCCGGTGGGTCGGCGCTTTACGTCAGGGCGATCCTCGACGACTTCGAGTTTCCCGGCACCGACCCCGTAGTACGGGAGCGGCTGGAGGCCGAGCTCGAGGAACACGGCTCCGGCGCGTTGCACCAGAAGCTGGCCGAGGTCGACCCGGCAGCGGCCGGGCAAATCCTGCCGAGCAACGGCCGTCGCATCGTCCGCGCCCTCGAGGTCATCGAGATCACCGGCGGCCCGTACGTCGCAACGCTGCCCGAGCACACCTATGTCTACCCGGGCGCCGTCCAGCTCGGGCTCGACGTCCCGCGGCCGGTCCTCGACGAGCGGATCGACCGCCGGGTGGACCGGATGTTCGACAACGGCTTCGTCGACGAGGTGAAAGACCTGCTGGGCAAGGGCTTGCTGGACGGACGTACGGCGAATCGCGCGCTCGGCTACTCGCAGGTGATCGCATTGCTGCGGGGCGAACTCTCCGAGACCGAGGCGCGGGAGCGGACCGCCCAGGCCACCCGCAGGTTCGCCCGCCGACAGGACTCCTGGTTCCGCAAGGATCCCCGGATCACCTGGCTGCCTTGGGATGCGCCCGACCTTGTAGACCAGGCAATTCAGGCGATCAGAGGCAACCATCCGACCCCCGCCGGCGTAGTTGAGGTGGAAGAGGGCCTGGGGGCTGTCGATGCGAGGGGGTGA
- a CDS encoding NUDIX hydrolase translates to MDRFQVIPAAYVVLRRGDEVLLLLRANTGYMDGFWATPAGHVEQGESVLAAAIREVREEVGVEIAPADLVPVTAMHRTGGNGLPIDERVDFFFTTTRWTGEPRLMEPGKAAGLDWFSLDELPDPVVPHEARVLAGLRGGALPAVIAQGFE, encoded by the coding sequence ATGGATCGGTTTCAGGTGATTCCCGCGGCCTATGTGGTGTTGCGGCGTGGCGACGAGGTGCTGTTGTTGCTCAGGGCCAACACCGGCTACATGGACGGCTTCTGGGCGACGCCGGCCGGGCACGTCGAGCAGGGCGAGTCCGTACTGGCGGCAGCGATCCGCGAAGTGCGGGAAGAGGTCGGGGTGGAGATCGCCCCGGCCGACCTGGTGCCCGTCACCGCGATGCACCGGACCGGTGGCAACGGGTTGCCGATCGACGAGCGGGTCGACTTCTTCTTCACCACCACCCGCTGGACCGGCGAGCCGCGGCTGATGGAGCCGGGCAAGGCGGCCGGGCTGGACTGGTTCTCACTCGACGAGCTGCCCGATCCGGTCGTACCGCATGAGGCCCGGGTGCTCGCAGGTCTACGCGGCGGCGCTCTGCCTGCGGTCATCGCGCAGGGTTTCGAGTAG
- a CDS encoding LamG-like jellyroll fold domain-containing protein: MGEQFDGTSRRRILQAGALGAGVAVAGVTGVPTASATGAGASSSRPDVEDTRFTLAVVPDTQYMFDEDRGDSAPLTATFEYLIDQRGVDNIVFTAHLGDVTQNAQAREFAQADPVFAVMDRARMPYSVLAGNHDIDGSKDDQRGDSPYLHVFGPQRFKRMSTYGGSTPDGYNSYHVFRAGGRQWLLLAMDWRPSDAGFAWARKVIADHPALPVILTTHEIVYADDDQGVAYFSDHGNRVWDQLINSNDQIFLTMNGHYWPPGRTIRKNAAGHDVHLHITNYQDRYYGGGAMIRLYHFDLVRNTIDVETINPWILAQKPARRSLLAEQEVELTSDVNRFSLPIDFASRFAGFAPEPVRPARPAAELVIPGTVAYWRLDGPVGSRVVDHSGRGNDLTPVVLPGSAADSLKASAEFHPDQPGHASWEFGGGRNPNRGAYLRTADNAPLNRLTFKGGYTIEAFVKLSDDGGDHSWEGLLSRLGTGADAGKTGSDPSEPVVNLAFSGGRELQWAVYPLDKNDTFTNWGHEEVAGRWFHLAVVNDGRHTTLYIDSSELLRNPSTRSNGLSTVGKPWLLGANHYANKIEQSFGGHIGELRIVDRALDLDEFLNA, from the coding sequence ATGGGCGAGCAGTTCGATGGGACCAGCAGGCGGCGGATTCTGCAGGCGGGAGCTTTGGGCGCGGGGGTTGCGGTCGCCGGGGTGACCGGCGTACCGACGGCTTCAGCTACCGGCGCCGGCGCTTCGTCGAGCCGGCCCGATGTCGAGGACACCCGCTTCACGCTGGCCGTCGTACCGGACACGCAGTACATGTTCGACGAGGACCGGGGCGACTCCGCGCCGCTGACCGCGACCTTCGAGTACCTGATCGACCAGCGCGGCGTGGACAACATCGTCTTCACCGCACACCTCGGCGACGTCACGCAGAACGCGCAGGCCCGGGAGTTCGCGCAGGCCGACCCGGTGTTCGCGGTGATGGACCGGGCGCGGATGCCGTACAGCGTGCTCGCCGGCAACCACGACATCGACGGCAGCAAGGACGACCAGCGCGGCGATTCGCCGTACCTGCACGTCTTCGGGCCGCAGCGGTTCAAGCGGATGAGCACCTACGGCGGCTCGACGCCCGACGGCTACAACTCGTACCACGTGTTCCGCGCGGGCGGCCGGCAATGGTTGCTGCTGGCAATGGATTGGCGGCCGTCCGACGCCGGCTTCGCCTGGGCCCGCAAGGTGATCGCGGACCACCCGGCGCTGCCGGTGATCCTGACCACGCACGAGATCGTGTACGCCGACGACGACCAGGGCGTGGCGTACTTCTCCGATCACGGCAACCGGGTCTGGGACCAGCTGATCAACAGCAACGACCAGATCTTCCTGACCATGAACGGCCACTACTGGCCGCCCGGCCGGACGATCCGGAAGAACGCCGCCGGGCACGACGTGCACCTGCACATCACCAACTACCAGGACCGGTACTACGGCGGCGGCGCGATGATCCGCCTCTACCACTTCGACCTGGTCCGGAACACGATCGACGTCGAGACGATCAACCCGTGGATCCTGGCGCAGAAGCCGGCGCGACGGTCGCTGCTGGCCGAGCAGGAGGTCGAGCTGACCAGCGACGTCAACCGGTTCAGCCTGCCGATCGACTTCGCCTCCCGCTTCGCCGGGTTCGCGCCCGAGCCGGTACGTCCCGCGCGGCCGGCCGCTGAGCTGGTGATCCCGGGAACCGTCGCGTACTGGCGGCTCGACGGGCCGGTCGGCTCGCGCGTCGTCGACCACTCGGGGCGGGGCAACGACCTCACGCCGGTGGTGTTGCCGGGGAGCGCTGCGGACAGCCTGAAGGCGTCTGCCGAATTCCACCCGGACCAGCCGGGTCATGCGAGCTGGGAGTTTGGCGGCGGCAGGAACCCGAATCGGGGCGCCTACCTGCGGACGGCGGACAACGCGCCGCTGAACCGGCTGACGTTCAAGGGCGGCTACACGATCGAGGCGTTCGTGAAGCTCTCCGACGACGGTGGGGATCACTCGTGGGAAGGGCTGCTGAGCCGGCTGGGTACGGGCGCTGACGCTGGCAAGACGGGGAGCGACCCTTCCGAGCCGGTCGTCAACCTCGCCTTCTCCGGTGGGCGGGAGCTGCAGTGGGCCGTCTACCCGCTGGACAAGAACGACACGTTCACCAACTGGGGACATGAAGAGGTCGCGGGTCGCTGGTTCCACCTCGCGGTGGTCAACGACGGGCGGCACACCACGCTCTACATCGACTCTTCGGAGTTGCTGCGCAACCCGTCGACCCGCTCCAACGGCCTCTCGACTGTCGGCAAGCCGTGGCTGCTGGGCGCCAACCACTACGCCAACAAGATCGAACAGTCCTTCGGCGGCCACATCGGCGAGCTGCGCATCGTCGACCGCGCACTCGACCTGGACGAGTTCCTGAACGCCTGA
- a CDS encoding phosphotransferase, producing MADTPEPLPPFTPESGRGELAPESGEAAPAGRAGGLLPEGAEPFAAGRDADVYAIDEAWVLRRYRDGHPVRDEAEYMTWVAKYDYPVPAVRQVDGPDMVIERLTGPTLADAAIAGDISPSDLGLMHADLHRRLHAIPPPSGTRGNVVVHGDLHPYNVILTPAGPVVIDWRNAEEGSPEFDLAMTAIIFAQVALDPAFASLTEMLRESLAVYLANSIDLTPGLDAALAARGRNPTLTQAELDLLPAQAELIRSQMR from the coding sequence TTGGCCGACACCCCGGAGCCGCTGCCGCCCTTCACCCCGGAGTCGGGGAGAGGTGAGCTTGCCCCGGAGTCGGGCGAGGCTGCGCCCGCAGGTCGCGCGGGCGGGTTGTTGCCGGAGGGGGCCGAGCCGTTTGCGGCTGGGCGGGATGCTGATGTCTATGCCATCGACGAGGCGTGGGTGTTGCGGCGGTATCGGGATGGGCATCCGGTGCGGGATGAAGCGGAGTACATGACCTGGGTGGCGAAGTACGACTACCCGGTACCGGCTGTGCGTCAGGTCGACGGGCCGGACATGGTGATCGAACGGCTCACCGGGCCGACGCTTGCCGATGCTGCGATCGCCGGCGACATCTCACCATCGGACCTCGGCCTCATGCACGCCGACCTCCACCGCCGCCTGCATGCGATCCCACCGCCGAGCGGCACCCGCGGCAACGTCGTCGTGCACGGCGATCTCCACCCGTACAACGTGATCCTCACCCCGGCCGGCCCGGTCGTCATCGACTGGCGCAATGCAGAAGAGGGCTCACCGGAGTTCGACCTCGCGATGACCGCGATCATCTTCGCCCAGGTAGCCCTCGACCCCGCCTTCGCCTCCCTGACCGAGATGCTCCGCGAGTCCCTCGCCGTCTACCTGGCCAACTCCATCGACCTGACCCCAGGCCTCGACGCTGCCCTCGCAGCCCGAGGCCGCAACCCCACCCTGACCCAGGCGGAACTGGATCTCCTCCCAGCCCAGGCAGAACTGATCCGCTCACAGATGCGCTAG
- the miaB gene encoding tRNA (N6-isopentenyl adenosine(37)-C2)-methylthiotransferase MiaB — MRTYEVRTHGCQMNVHDSERLRGLLETAGYVRAPEGDLADVVVFNTCAVRENADNKLYGNLGQLAPAKAKNPGMQIAVGGCLAQKDRATITKKAPWVDVVFGTHNIGSLPVLLERARIAEESQVEILESLDVFPSTLPTRRESPYSAWVSVSVGCNNTCTFCIVPALRGREKDRRPGDVLAEVEALVAEGVLEVTLLGQNVNSYGVEFGDRYAFSKLLRACGGIEGLERVRFTSPHPRDFTADVIEAMAETPNVMPSLHMPLQSGSDQILKTMRRSYRRDRYLKIISDVRAAMPEAAITTDIIVGFPGETEEDFQGTLDVVREARFAGAFTFQYSKRPGTPAESMEEQVPHEVVQERYLRLVELQDEMAWDENKKIVGRSVEVLIAEGEGRKDAATHRLSGRARDNRLVHFTLPEGVEKPRPGDMATVEVTYAAPHHLVADVFGSVRRTRAGDAWQRAQDAPTSDGTPGVMLGMPPIGAPAPLEPATGGCAVN, encoded by the coding sequence ATGCGTACATACGAGGTCCGCACCCACGGGTGTCAGATGAACGTCCACGACTCCGAGCGTCTGCGGGGCCTGCTGGAGACCGCCGGTTACGTCCGCGCGCCCGAGGGCGACCTCGCCGACGTGGTCGTCTTCAACACCTGCGCGGTCCGGGAGAACGCCGACAACAAGCTGTACGGCAATCTCGGCCAGCTGGCGCCCGCGAAGGCGAAGAACCCCGGCATGCAGATCGCCGTCGGTGGCTGTCTCGCGCAGAAGGACCGCGCGACCATCACCAAGAAGGCGCCCTGGGTGGACGTGGTGTTCGGCACCCACAACATCGGCTCGCTGCCGGTGCTGCTGGAGCGGGCCCGGATCGCCGAGGAGTCGCAGGTCGAGATCCTCGAGTCGCTCGACGTCTTCCCGTCCACGCTGCCGACCCGGCGTGAGTCGCCGTACTCCGCCTGGGTCTCGGTCAGCGTCGGCTGCAACAACACCTGCACGTTCTGCATCGTCCCGGCGCTGCGCGGTCGCGAGAAGGACCGCCGCCCGGGCGATGTGCTCGCCGAGGTGGAGGCGCTGGTCGCCGAGGGCGTGCTCGAGGTGACGCTGCTCGGCCAGAACGTCAACTCGTACGGCGTCGAGTTCGGCGACCGGTACGCGTTCTCGAAGCTGCTGCGGGCCTGCGGTGGCATCGAAGGGCTGGAGCGGGTCCGGTTCACCTCGCCGCATCCGCGCGACTTCACCGCGGACGTGATCGAGGCGATGGCCGAGACGCCGAACGTGATGCCGTCGCTGCACATGCCGCTGCAGTCGGGATCGGACCAGATCCTCAAGACGATGCGCCGCTCGTACCGGCGGGATCGCTACCTCAAGATCATCTCCGACGTCCGGGCCGCGATGCCGGAGGCCGCGATCACGACCGACATCATCGTCGGCTTCCCCGGTGAGACCGAGGAGGACTTCCAGGGCACGCTCGACGTGGTCCGCGAGGCACGCTTCGCGGGGGCCTTCACCTTCCAGTACTCCAAGCGTCCTGGTACGCCGGCCGAGTCGATGGAGGAGCAGGTGCCGCACGAGGTCGTACAGGAGCGGTATCTGCGGCTGGTCGAGTTGCAGGACGAGATGGCCTGGGACGAGAACAAGAAGATCGTCGGCCGCTCCGTCGAGGTGCTGATCGCCGAGGGCGAGGGCCGCAAGGACGCCGCCACGCATCGGTTGTCGGGCCGCGCTCGCGATAACCGCCTGGTCCACTTCACGTTGCCCGAGGGCGTCGAGAAGCCACGACCCGGCGACATGGCAACGGTCGAGGTTACCTACGCGGCCCCGCACCACTTGGTCGCGGACGTCTTCGGATCAGTACGCCGTACGCGCGCCGGCGACGCCTGGCAACGAGCCCAAGACGCCCCAACCTCGGACGGCACCCCCGGCGTCATGCTCGGCATGCCCCCCATCGGCGCCCCGGCCCCGCTAGAGCCGGCGACCGGCGGCTGCGCGGTCAACTGA
- a CDS encoding SigE family RNA polymerase sigma factor, with amino-acid sequence MRGGDREAEFREYVIADRSRLMRTAMLLTAGDVHTAEDLVQTACTRVYVHWHRIRHEGAGPYAHRILVNAFLDERRRAGRHPEVVTAETFEPRLSEQTDPVDTLAVRKALLDLAPRQRAVLVLRYFEDLDVSTCARILECTEGTVKSQTAKALKRLKDLMADDPATDPATGSTDKWTT; translated from the coding sequence ATGCGAGGGGGTGACCGTGAGGCCGAGTTCCGCGAGTACGTGATCGCGGACCGCAGCAGACTGATGAGAACGGCGATGTTGCTCACTGCGGGGGATGTGCACACCGCCGAGGATCTGGTCCAGACCGCCTGCACGCGGGTGTATGTGCACTGGCACCGGATCCGGCACGAAGGCGCCGGGCCGTATGCACACCGCATCCTGGTCAACGCCTTCCTGGACGAGCGTCGCCGGGCCGGCCGCCACCCCGAGGTGGTGACCGCCGAGACGTTCGAGCCGCGGCTGTCCGAGCAGACGGATCCGGTGGACACACTGGCCGTGCGCAAGGCGCTGCTGGACCTGGCGCCGAGGCAACGGGCGGTACTGGTGCTGCGGTACTTCGAGGATCTCGACGTCTCCACCTGCGCCCGGATCCTGGAGTGCACCGAGGGCACCGTGAAGAGTCAGACCGCGAAAGCTTTGAAACGACTGAAGGATCTGATGGCCGACGACCCGGCCACGGATCCCGCGACGGGGAGTACGGACAAGTGGACGACGTGA
- a CDS encoding antitoxin — protein sequence MGAPEMGIFDKFKGKAEDLKEKAGDLVDQHGDKVGEGLDKAGDFVDEKTGGKYGDKIDQGVDKAKDGLDGLDGQDDDIANKPA from the coding sequence ATGGGAGCCCCCGAGATGGGCATCTTCGACAAGTTCAAGGGCAAGGCCGAGGACCTCAAGGAAAAGGCCGGCGACCTGGTCGACCAGCACGGCGACAAGGTCGGCGAGGGTCTCGACAAGGCCGGCGACTTCGTTGACGAGAAGACCGGTGGCAAGTACGGCGACAAGATCGACCAGGGCGTCGACAAGGCCAAGGACGGCCTCGACGGGCTGGACGGCCAGGACGACGACATCGCCAACAAGCCTGCCTGA
- a CDS encoding SIR2 family protein, with amino-acid sequence MPKSMVELARWAEPTSTVLLLGAGVSVPSGAPSWTQLRDKLVARLRPNLSVPGDLPLIAEILEREVGRRALVEQTIRLVDVDPVGGIRTLPKFPWRSIYTTNYDRLIEKSAEDAGVQHASIRSRFDLPELEHRASLPIFKIHGCISQDRVFGNPSSMIITRGDYRKVRSWKSDLLRRMQTDMESGRVLIMGQSLTDPHLDELIEDVLALQEEIGRRDRAAVLLHNAPKEVVDMFESRGLSVTEGDIDWFISELTKVDRSPGGKPAALIEIDEPLLTDTLSAITIDISHAVRIETPARKMFSGAPASYYDITHERTFLRDAVSEISSRLDRNSVAVVVGPAGFGKTTLARQVGLNCRDQGLHVWEHRTDLPLDINEWRIVNRRMEETNQDGLLILDNVTTYQRSVNELLRMLARSAEWRLKVLVTAEQHRWGRLIKHQKLLDPQPLQAQRLSKAEINGLVDLARRSEEIRQVIPDEYFSLSPKQQTTFLQRQCASDVFICLRNIFFSTGFDTIVLEEFATLEGDLQEVYKLVAALEAISGGSHRQLILRMLDLDYRQISEVLEDLSGLMGETYSNLADGIFIWRTRHPEIADIITRYKYADPDDHLALIKDLIANLRPTIDIEKNAIRGLCNSPLGLDFIRDDAARLEIIEQLVGMLPQDHVLRHRLVREFVRSNAFAEAEQVLEKAIKDVGMDPPLLRYRIDLHRLRATESSNLLPEDREALLRWAWSECKTALDYYSDNWYTYRSLTEVATDWYYMTGDYTWLDTAHVEIIAAQERLYEPELNEYSTRIERLKRDISK; translated from the coding sequence ATGCCAAAATCCATGGTCGAACTTGCTCGATGGGCCGAGCCAACATCGACGGTATTGCTTTTAGGCGCAGGAGTATCTGTGCCTTCAGGCGCGCCGAGTTGGACACAGCTCCGCGATAAACTGGTTGCCCGGCTTCGACCTAACCTCTCTGTGCCTGGAGATTTGCCTCTCATAGCTGAGATATTGGAGCGCGAAGTAGGGCGCCGAGCGCTAGTCGAGCAAACAATCCGTCTAGTTGACGTCGACCCTGTCGGCGGTATCCGAACATTACCTAAATTTCCCTGGCGATCAATCTACACGACCAATTATGATCGACTGATAGAGAAATCGGCTGAAGACGCAGGTGTTCAGCACGCTTCAATCCGGTCGCGCTTCGACTTGCCGGAATTGGAGCATCGCGCAAGTCTGCCGATATTCAAGATTCACGGATGCATCAGTCAGGATCGAGTATTCGGGAATCCATCATCAATGATCATAACAAGGGGCGACTACCGCAAGGTGCGTTCCTGGAAGAGTGACCTACTGCGGCGCATGCAGACCGACATGGAGTCTGGTCGCGTCCTGATAATGGGTCAGAGTCTCACAGATCCACACCTTGACGAACTCATCGAAGACGTTCTCGCCCTGCAAGAAGAGATAGGACGGAGAGACAGGGCCGCCGTATTGTTACACAATGCACCCAAAGAAGTCGTCGACATGTTCGAGTCGCGCGGGCTTTCAGTAACTGAAGGCGACATCGACTGGTTCATCTCAGAATTAACAAAGGTTGACAGATCGCCCGGCGGCAAACCCGCCGCACTCATCGAGATCGACGAACCGTTACTTACCGATACATTATCGGCGATTACAATTGATATATCCCACGCAGTCCGCATTGAGACCCCCGCTAGAAAGATGTTTAGCGGAGCACCTGCTTCTTACTACGACATTACCCATGAGCGAACTTTTTTGCGCGATGCTGTATCAGAAATATCCTCACGCCTAGATAGAAATAGTGTTGCAGTGGTTGTTGGTCCAGCCGGGTTTGGCAAGACGACCCTTGCACGACAGGTCGGTCTGAACTGTCGCGACCAAGGCCTTCACGTCTGGGAACACAGGACAGACTTACCACTCGACATCAATGAATGGAGGATCGTAAATCGACGGATGGAAGAGACGAACCAGGATGGCCTTCTAATCCTCGATAATGTGACGACCTATCAACGATCGGTCAATGAACTGCTTCGCATGCTGGCACGTTCGGCCGAATGGCGCCTTAAAGTACTCGTCACCGCTGAACAGCATCGATGGGGCCGTCTTATCAAGCATCAAAAACTACTTGACCCACAGCCGCTCCAGGCACAGCGGCTGTCGAAGGCAGAGATTAACGGCTTGGTCGATCTTGCAAGACGAAGCGAAGAAATCCGCCAGGTCATTCCGGATGAATATTTCTCACTATCCCCCAAGCAGCAGACAACATTCCTTCAACGCCAGTGCGCATCGGATGTATTCATCTGTCTCCGTAACATCTTCTTTAGTACAGGCTTCGACACCATCGTGTTGGAGGAATTCGCCACGCTGGAAGGCGACCTACAAGAAGTTTATAAACTTGTAGCTGCCTTAGAAGCCATTTCCGGCGGAAGCCATCGGCAGCTCATTCTGAGGATGCTCGATCTCGACTATCGTCAGATTTCCGAGGTCTTAGAGGACCTCAGTGGCCTGATGGGTGAGACCTACAGCAATCTAGCTGACGGAATTTTCATCTGGCGCACCAGGCACCCGGAGATCGCCGACATAATCACTCGCTACAAGTACGCCGACCCCGACGATCACCTCGCATTGATCAAGGATCTAATCGCCAACCTACGTCCAACAATTGATATTGAGAAGAATGCTATCCGCGGGCTGTGTAACAGCCCACTCGGGCTAGATTTTATTCGCGACGATGCCGCAAGGCTAGAAATCATCGAACAGTTGGTTGGCATGCTCCCGCAAGACCATGTTCTACGTCACAGGCTCGTTCGCGAGTTCGTACGATCAAACGCGTTCGCTGAGGCTGAGCAGGTACTCGAAAAGGCGATTAAAGACGTCGGAATGGATCCACCGCTGCTGCGATATCGAATCGATTTGCATCGATTGCGAGCCACGGAGTCCTCAAACCTCTTGCCAGAAGACAGAGAGGCACTCTTGCGATGGGCTTGGTCGGAATGCAAAACCGCCTTAGATTACTACTCCGACAATTGGTACACTTATAGGAGTTTGACGGAAGTCGCCACCGACTGGTACTACATGACCGGAGACTACACGTGGCTCGACACTGCACACGTAGAGATCATTGCGGCTCAAGAGCGCCTATACGAGCCTGAGCTAAATGAATACTCGACTCGCATCGAGAGGCTGAAGCGTGACATCTCGAAGTAG